CCAAGAACTGGAAGCAGAAGCAGCCCTCAGTCTAACTTTGGCCCACTTACCGGGTGTGAATTTACAAACTTTTCATGTTGTTGCTGAAGAATTACCTGACTTAGATAGTTCGCCAGATACTTGGATTAATCTGACTGGTGTGCCATCGTCACCTGCACCCCAGTTCATTTTACTATCTAGTGCCTTTTCTTCGGGAATCAACGATCTATTGCAAGGGCTAGATTTTGCTTACCCTGGCTCGGTGATAGTGGGAGGACAAGCCAGTGCTGGGGGTTTTGGTGGTCGTGTCGCTCTATTTTGTAACGATCGCCTCTATCGTGAAGGAACGGTAGGCTTGGCTTTGAGTGGCAATATTGTTCTAGAGACAATTGTGGCTCAAGGTTGCCGACCAATCGGCGAACCAATGCAAGTTACAAAAGCTGAACGCAATATCATCCTGGAACTCGATGAAAAAGTACCGCTGGTGGTGTTAAGAGATTTGATTTCCAGTCTCAGTGAAAAAGAACGGATGTTAGCCCAACATTCGCTGTTTGTCGGTATGGCAATGGATGAATTTAAACTGTCTTTACAACAGGGAGACTTTTTAATTCGTAGCATCCTGGGAGTAGATCCAGCCGGAGGCGCGATCGCCATTGGCGATCTCGTCCGTCCTGGTCAACGCCTGCAATTCCACCTCAGGGATGCCCAAGCATCCGCTGAAGACCTCAAATTACTCCTAGAACAGTATCAAAATCAACAACTATCCCAACACTCTGCCGTTGCAGCCTTAATGTTTTCCTGTGTGGGCCGTGGCGAAGGACTTTACGGTAAACCCAATTTTGATTCTGAACTGTTTAGGCACTACATCCAAGATATCCCCATAGGTGGCTTTTTCTGTGGTGGAGAAATCGGCCCTGTGGGTGGTAGTACATTCATACATGGTTACACATCAGTATTTGGCATTTGCCGAGCAATGAGCATTGGGGAATAGTGAATGGGGGGATGAGGGGGATGTGGTTCGACTCCCTTCGACTCCGCTCAGGGCAAGTCGCTCACCAACCGGGGGATGAGGGGGATGAGGGAGATGAGGGAGATGAAGAGGAAACAGTTGTTACAAGTTCCCCGCTACTCCCCTGCTCAAGAGCTCCCCTGCTCAAGAGCTCCCCTACTCCCCTACTCAAGATCTCCCTCATCTCCCCCATGTTTTCCAACAGCAGGGTGCTATTGTTATCAATAAATGTGGGCGTTCCACAAGTGCCGATCGCACCATAGGTTTGAAAGTAGCGACGCACTTTTTGGGGAAATTGGGGATAGTCTAACAGCGCATCCCCATCAGCAATGGTTGCCCAAAAATCACGCAAACTAGGAGCGAGTTCTTCTGCCTCGGCTAATGGTAAGTATAAAGGATGCTGAGTTAATAGCTTGACTAAAAAGGGGAAAGAGCGATCGCCCATCCATTGCCGTGACAATTGTTGCAAGTCAGGAAAATCTGGTACTGATGCCACGCGATGAGATAAAATTTGCAACCATTCTCTCCCGTAGTTATCCCGTTGAAACTCTATAACACGATAAGCATGGGGATAACTGACTAAAGAACCAGTGGTAATATCATATACTCCCCCTGCATAAGCTACATCTTGAACGTGTAAATGTCCTGTAAAAACTAACCTCACACCGTAGCGCTGTAATATTTGCAAAAGTTGGGGCGCATTTTCTAACATATAGCGTTTTCCCAGCGGATGGTGCGATTGCTGGGGTATATGCTCAACAACGTTGTGATGAATCATTACCAACACTAATTCATCAGATGCAGCTGCTAATACTTCTTCTAACCACCTTAGCTGTTTGGCATCTAAACGCCCTATTTGCTGACCCTGTTCATTAAAAAAGTTAGAATTCAAACCTATCAGCCTGACTCCAGGCAGCAACTGTTGAGTATAGTAAAGTTGATTGGGATCGTGATAGCCAAATTGGCGGTAATACTGTGGAAAATCGGCAAAAGCGATGGATTGTTTATCTGCCATCAGCACAGGAACATCATGATTACCAGGAACAACATAAACTGGAAAAGGTAGCTGTGCTAAACGTTTTTGCAACCAGATATGGTTTTCTGGTTCACCATGTTGGGTTAAATCTCCCGGAAGTAAGAGAAAATCTAAATCGAGTTGTGCTAGATGTGCGATCGCACTTTCAAAAGCTGGGATACTAACTTCCACCAAATGAAAACGGCTCGGATGATCCCAGATTGTGTGAGGAAGCGCGATGTGTAAGTCGCTGACTACAGCAAACCGAAAATTTAGAGACATTGATTCCACGAGAATTTTATAAATAGAGGTTAAAAAAGCTCTTTTTTTAAAAGTATAACCCTTGCTCAGTCAAGCTGCGTAGGAGTACTATTACTTAACATTTGTATACAATTTCCTTTGCTGATTACATAACACAGTGACAATTGTCCTAAATATCACCTGTCATTATTGTTATCCAAAAAATAGGACAGAATATATTTAAAAGTTTATAATAAAATCTGGAAAGAATCTCATGATTAATTATTGAAAGATTCTCTATTTATCGTGGTTTAATATTATAATTTTGGTATATTTGATATTGATTTTCAAGTAAAAATCTATCTAAGTATTTAAAATAAATTAATTACAAAATTAGTTTTATATTGATAATAGACTTTGCTATCTATCTCGACTAAATACTGCAAGAAAAAGACAGGAAAACTAAGACTATTTTGAAACCTGTAGTTTTTCTTCACCTTCTTATATTATGTCCTTTGCTTATTACTTGTAATATGTCCGCAGCCAGATGGGTAGCAGTGAAACCCAACTTTATCAAGGTTTTGGAGTTAAGTTTTTATCCGATACCCAACCTACATGTGTAACAATCATTTTTCATGCTTGGTATGATATGTCCGCAGCAAGCGTAAACAAAGGTAATGAACCAATCACAAGGACTTTGGGATTGCTTTGTTACCCTTCAAGAACGCAGGAGAGTAAACCCTCGC
Above is a window of Nostoc sp. UHCC 0702 DNA encoding:
- a CDS encoding metallophosphoesterase, translated to MSLNFRFAVVSDLHIALPHTIWDHPSRFHLVEVSIPAFESAIAHLAQLDLDFLLLPGDLTQHGEPENHIWLQKRLAQLPFPVYVVPGNHDVPVLMADKQSIAFADFPQYYRQFGYHDPNQLYYTQQLLPGVRLIGLNSNFFNEQGQQIGRLDAKQLRWLEEVLAAASDELVLVMIHHNVVEHIPQQSHHPLGKRYMLENAPQLLQILQRYGVRLVFTGHLHVQDVAYAGGVYDITTGSLVSYPHAYRVIEFQRDNYGREWLQILSHRVASVPDFPDLQQLSRQWMGDRSFPFLVKLLTQHPLYLPLAEAEELAPSLRDFWATIADGDALLDYPQFPQKVRRYFQTYGAIGTCGTPTFIDNNSTLLLENMGEMREILSRGVGELLSRGALEQGSSGELVTTVSSSSPSSPSSPSSPGW
- a CDS encoding FIST C-terminal domain-containing protein gives rise to the protein MADQMQWANALSTRPSLEAAIADVVERAVSSLTAPADLGLVFISSAFASEYSRLLPLLAEKLSVPVIIGCSGGGVIGTTAIGQTQELEAEAALSLTLAHLPGVNLQTFHVVAEELPDLDSSPDTWINLTGVPSSPAPQFILLSSAFSSGINDLLQGLDFAYPGSVIVGGQASAGGFGGRVALFCNDRLYREGTVGLALSGNIVLETIVAQGCRPIGEPMQVTKAERNIILELDEKVPLVVLRDLISSLSEKERMLAQHSLFVGMAMDEFKLSLQQGDFLIRSILGVDPAGGAIAIGDLVRPGQRLQFHLRDAQASAEDLKLLLEQYQNQQLSQHSAVAALMFSCVGRGEGLYGKPNFDSELFRHYIQDIPIGGFFCGGEIGPVGGSTFIHGYTSVFGICRAMSIGE